A region of Streptomyces sp. R44 DNA encodes the following proteins:
- a CDS encoding glycosyltransferase, whose amino-acid sequence MRILIITAGSRGDVAPYTGLGRRLLDAGHQVALAAHPSFAALVGGCGLEHRPMPGDPEALLRGWSRAASREEAQALTRAYADGLADGVAEAVEGGADLLLTAHGPAPLSRTAGEAFGIPVIGTYLVPSFATREFPLPNARSAEAPGPEGNLASGQDVMRRAEGVFAGGVTRLRDRFGLPADTPSAASGIRPAFHGYSPLVLPRPEDWPSGVDVTGYWWPARPDHWQPPAELVDFLQAGPPPVFLGFGSMAPGEGERLSELVAAAVKRAGVRAVVQAGWAELSGYGSDILAIGDVPHDWLFPRTAAVVHHAGAGTTGAGLRAGVPAVPVPVMYDQPFWSARLHALGVAPRPVPFQDLTAEALGDAITTCLSEPDLRRRAAELARGIAAEDGAARVLAHIDAAVTE is encoded by the coding sequence ATGCGCATTCTGATCATCACGGCAGGTTCCCGCGGAGACGTCGCGCCCTACACGGGCCTGGGACGGCGCCTGCTCGATGCCGGCCACCAGGTCGCCCTGGCCGCCCACCCGTCCTTCGCCGCACTGGTCGGCGGATGCGGCCTCGAGCACCGCCCCATGCCGGGAGACCCGGAGGCGCTCCTCCGGGGCTGGTCACGGGCGGCCTCGCGGGAGGAGGCGCAGGCGCTGACGAGGGCGTACGCGGACGGGCTCGCCGACGGGGTGGCGGAGGCCGTGGAAGGCGGAGCCGACCTGCTGCTCACGGCCCACGGCCCGGCCCCGCTGAGCCGGACGGCCGGCGAGGCGTTCGGGATCCCCGTCATCGGCACCTACCTCGTGCCGTCCTTCGCCACCCGGGAGTTCCCGCTGCCCAACGCGCGGAGCGCCGAAGCCCCGGGCCCGGAAGGCAACCTCGCCTCGGGCCAGGACGTGATGAGGCGCGCCGAAGGGGTTTTCGCCGGTGGCGTGACCCGGCTGCGCGACCGCTTCGGACTGCCCGCCGACACGCCCTCGGCGGCGTCCGGCATCCGCCCGGCGTTCCACGGCTACAGCCCGCTGGTGCTGCCGCGCCCCGAGGACTGGCCCTCCGGAGTCGACGTCACGGGTTACTGGTGGCCCGCGCGGCCGGACCACTGGCAGCCCCCGGCCGAGCTCGTCGACTTCCTCCAGGCCGGTCCGCCCCCGGTCTTCCTCGGGTTCGGCAGCATGGCGCCGGGGGAGGGCGAACGGCTCAGCGAACTGGTGGCCGCGGCGGTGAAGCGGGCGGGCGTGCGCGCGGTGGTGCAGGCGGGATGGGCCGAACTGAGCGGCTACGGCTCCGACATCCTGGCCATCGGGGACGTCCCGCACGACTGGCTGTTCCCGCGCACGGCCGCCGTCGTCCACCACGCGGGGGCGGGCACCACCGGGGCCGGACTGCGGGCCGGTGTGCCCGCCGTGCCCGTCCCCGTCATGTACGACCAGCCGTTCTGGTCGGCCCGGCTGCACGCGCTGGGGGTCGCCCCGCGGCCCGTGCCGTTCCAGGACCTCACCGCCGAAGCCCTCGGCGACGCGATCACGACCTGCCTGTCCGAACCGGACCTCCGCCGCCGCGCGGCCGAACTCGCCCGGGGGATCGCGGCGGAGGACGGCGCGGCCCGGGTGCTCGCCCACATCGACGCCGCGGTCACCGAATGA
- a CDS encoding MarR family transcriptional regulator gives MTTSHLSDTQLAGQPAAYWTGLAYEALIAFTRARQAELGFTQPQYWLLRNLSANDISADGHGMPLPELREAMRSYLRPEDDLTSESRALVERGWLSRDDEGRLWITESGEAARVDFKRHAPAIRARIHEGIDDADYVTALKVLRQMLRNTGHAVD, from the coding sequence ATGACGACCTCACACCTCTCCGACACCCAGCTCGCCGGCCAGCCGGCCGCCTACTGGACCGGGCTCGCCTATGAGGCCCTCATCGCCTTCACAAGAGCCCGGCAGGCCGAACTCGGCTTCACCCAGCCCCAGTACTGGCTGCTGCGCAACCTGTCCGCGAACGACATCTCGGCCGACGGGCACGGCATGCCCCTCCCCGAGCTGCGCGAGGCGATGCGCTCCTACCTGCGGCCCGAGGACGACCTGACCTCCGAGTCGCGCGCCCTCGTCGAGCGCGGCTGGCTCAGCCGCGACGACGAGGGGCGGCTGTGGATCACCGAGTCCGGGGAGGCGGCTCGTGTCGACTTCAAGCGGCACGCCCCGGCGATCCGCGCACGCATCCATGAGGGCATCGACGACGCCGACTACGTCACCGCCCTCAAGGTGCTCCGGCAGATGCTCCGGAACACCGGCCACGCCGTGGACTGA